In one window of Camelina sativa cultivar DH55 chromosome 15, Cs, whole genome shotgun sequence DNA:
- the LOC104744417 gene encoding universal stress protein PHOS32, with amino-acid sequence MGKVRTVGVGMDYSPTSKLALRWTAENLLEDGDTVILIHVQPQNADHTRKILFEDTGSPLVPLEEFREVNFSKQYGLAYDPEVLDVLDTLSRAKKVKVVAKVYWGDPREKLCDAVENLKLDSIVLGSRGLGPLKRMLLGSVSNHVVTNATCPVTVVKG; translated from the exons atgggaaaGGTACGTACGGTGGGAGTGGGAATGGACTATTCTCCAACGAGCAAATTAGCTCTCCGTTGGACAGCtgagaatcttcttgaagacGGCGACACCGTCATCTTGATCCACGTCCAACCACAAAACGCCGATCATACCCGCAAAATCCTCTTCGAGGACACCGGTTCAC CGCTGGTTCCTCTGGAGGAATTTAGAGAGGTTAATTTCTCTAAACAGTATGGACTTGCTTACGATCCTGAGGTTCTTGATGTTCTTGATACTCTCTCCAGGgctaaaaag gTGAAGGTAGTTGCTAAGGTGTATTGGGGAGATCCAAGGGAGAAACTTTGTGATGCCGTCGAAAATTTAAAACTCGATTCCATTGTTCTTGGCAGTCGAGGTTTGGGTCCTCTCAAAAG GATGTTGCTGGGTAGTGTGAGCAATCATGTAGTGACAAATGCAACATGTCCAGTCACAGTTGTTAAGGGCTAA
- the LOC104747977 gene encoding uncharacterized protein LOC104747977, whose amino-acid sequence MMRSPITLILVLSLFSSSLMPQTTTASSLFPFPFPLPLPFSLPSIFGGSIAGSGNSSDDELARRCFPDLGDGEACLAEIFGSFFNRQIMIGPECCKAILEIDHDCTQAIFKPFSSSYFSSSVNQYCTNN is encoded by the coding sequence atgatGAGATCACCAATTACTCTCATCCTCGTTCTAAGTctcttctcatcttctcttATGCCTCAAACCACAACGGCATCGTCCTTGTTCCCGTTTCCATTCCCGCTTCCACTTCCATTCTCACTTCCTTCCATCTTCGGCGGAAGTATTGCCGGTAGCGGTAATAGTAGTGATGACGAGTTAGCTAGGAGGTGTTTTCCAGACCTAGGAGACGGAGAAGCCTGCCTGGCCGAAATCTTCGGGTCATTCTTTAAccgtcaaatcatgataggacCAGAATGTTGCAAGGCGATCCTTGAAATCGACCATGACTGTACACAAGCCATTTTTAAACCATTCAGCAGTTCTTACTTTAGTAGTTCCGTCAATCAGTATTGCACTAATAATTAA
- the LOC104744418 gene encoding uncharacterized protein LOC104744418: protein MGNYASCVLYETTPSSQSSSSVSSSSAKVILPDGGVRDIHAPTKVAEIMMEMPSYFLVDAKSLRIGGKFIPLAADDDLDLSGCHVYVAFPMTRVTSAANSSDMTRLYLAGKKRAKSVDNRRVSPDQEEGDHHHDVRLIGRPKLNLEDIEEFSAAEFIHRMSVSKSKKPQLETIIEDHVF, encoded by the coding sequence ATGGGGAACTACGCTTCATGCGTTCTATACGAAACGACACCGTCGTCTCAGTCGTCATCTTCAGTATCATCGTCGTCGGCTAAAGTGATTCTCCCGGACGGCGGAGTGCGTGATATCCACGCGCCAACAAAAGTAGCGGAGATCATGATGGAGATGCCAAGCTATTTCCTAGTCGACGCCAAATCCTTGAGAATCGGCGGGAAATTCATACCACTCGCCGCCGACGATGACCTTGACCTAAGTGGCTGCCATGTGTACGTCGCTTTCCCGATGACACGTGTCACTTCCGCAGCCAACTCATCCGACATGACTCGGCTCTACCTCGCTGGCAAGAAACGTGCCAAAAGCGTTGACAATAGGAGAGTGTCTCCGGATCAAGAGGAAGGTGATCATCATCATGACGTAAGGCTGATCGGACGACCGAAGCTGAATCTTGAAGACATAGAAGAGTTCTCGGCGGCGGAGTTTATTCATCGGATGTCTGTTTCCAAATCAAAGAAACCACAACTAGAGACAATAATAGAAGATCACGTGTTCTAA
- the LOC104744420 gene encoding stress response protein NST1-like: protein MARSLKKSVKLSLRHVRIRSSTIRFKPESSSIERDQRIEFLGGDKGIGEEENDEGSSSEYEEFEEEEEGEAGEAEEQDDGKSVERGGESEGEETEAAVETAEAEAEITEAGNRVMVVVDKVIASTGALEWALKHTLQSQDYLFLLYFSKPFKKGKRKNRKQEVKTDELVHTLKKLCQTKRPGMEVEIRRLEGKEKEKGEKIVEEAKEQQVSLLVVGEEKKPPVWRLLKRWGWKKRRGQAGVLKYCLEKASCMTIAVKPKNRKLGGYLITTKRHKNFWLLA from the exons ATGGCAAGATCGCTCAAGAAATCAGTCAAGTTGAGCCTAAGACATGTCCGGATCCGTTCTTCAACCATCAGGTTTAAACCAGAGTCTAGTTCCATAGAAAGAGATCAGAGAATCGAGTTTCTCGGAGGAGACAAGGGCATCGGAGAAGAGGAAAACGATGAGGGTAGCAGCAGCGAGTATGAAgagtttgaagaagaggaagaaggagaagcaggGGAAGCAGAGGAACAAGATGATGGGAAGAGTGTTGAGAGGGGTGGCGAAAGTGAAGGCGAAGAGACGGAAGCAGCGGTAGAAACGGCAGAGGCAGAGGCGGAGATCACTGAGGCCGGGAATagagtgatggtggtggtggataaAGTGATTGCATCAACTGGAGCTCTTGAATGGGCTTTGAAGCATACATTACAATCACAAGactatctctttctcttatatttctccaaaccttttaaaaaag GCAAAAGGAAGAACCGGAAACAGGAAGTAAAGACTGATGAACTCGTCCACACTTTAAAGAAACTCTGCCAAACAAAACGACCCGGG ATGGAAGTTGAGATAAGAAGGCTAGAAGgtaaagagaaggagaaaggaGAGAAGATAGTGGAAGAAGCTAAAGAACAACAAGTGAGTCTCTTAGTGgtcggagaagagaagaaaccgcCGGTTTGGAGATTGTTGAAGAGATGGGGATGGAAGAAACGGCGAGGCCAAGCAGGAGTTCTCAAGTATTGCCTAGAGAAGGCTTCATGTATGACCATTGCGGTTAAACCAAAGAACCGTAAGCTTGGTGGTTACTTGATCACAACCAAACGTCACAAGAACTTTTGGCTCTTAGCttga